The genomic DNA CGGTAACGGGGGCGCTATCCGGACCATAATCGTTGGTTATATTAACGGTTTTGGCAATCAATAGGTTTACGCCTGGCTTTAACACTACCTGTAAATTAAAGACTCCACCCGGCAAGCAGCTAGTTGAGCCAAGCAGCGCAGCTCCTGAATAAATCGCTACAATTGAGGTTGGGTTTAGCGGCTGACAGGTCCCCTTAACGACGAAATTGTCTTTTGTAACCGTAGCGCCATTGGCTGGCTCTTGAATAACAGCCGGCTGAGTTGGCGAAACCGCACTGACCTTAGCACTTACATCAAGTGTGGCGGCTAAACTGCTCCGATCAAGAGTTATGATTGAACCAATCGCAATTGTAGCCAGCGCAATCACCAAAAAAAGCGAGCGATATGAGGTATGGCGGTGAGACAAAAAGCGCCCACTGTGCTTATGATGCTGCAAATGTAGTGTTGAGTGAATCATAAATATCAGGAGTATCTATACCTATTTGTAACATAAAGCTTGTGTTAAAACGAATAACATATCAGGTCTCGATCCAAAACCTCAGATAAGCTACAATAGTAGAGATAGAGGAGATACCATGTTAAACCAAGCTAAAACCTTGTATGAACTTAAAAAGATCCAGTCGGCTCTCAGCAAAGAGGTGATTGAGGTTGAAACCGGCGATGGCGCGGTTAAGGTTCAAATTAATGGTGAACAAAAGATTAAAAAGATTTCACTAGACCCAGATAAGATCGACGTAAATGATCTAGGCAAGGTCGAAAAGTGGCTGGAATCTGCCATCACCCAGGCTATTACTCGTAGCCAACAGGTAGCCGCCGAAAAGATGAAGAGCGTTGCTGGCGGACTCGGCATCCCCGGCCTGTAAATAAGGAGTCGCCCGGTAGTGCAGATCATCCCCCAGTCGGTGGCTCAGCTTATAGAGGAGTTTGGCAAGCTTCCCGGTGTCGGTCCGCGTACAGCGGAGCGGCTGGCCTTTTATTTGTTGCGCGCCGATAGTGGGCACGAACAGCGACTGGGCGAAGCGCTAATCAACCTGCGCCAACAGCTAACCGTTTGTCAGCGCTGCCACAACTTTAGCGAGCAGGAGCTGTGCGTTATCTGCGCTCATCCTAATCGTAACGAACAGCTGCTAACCGTGGTTGAGGAGCCGCTCGACGTGGTAGCGGTTGAAAAAACCGGTCTATACCAAGGCCTGTACCACGTACTGGGCGGAGTGATTTCGCCCATTGATGGCGTCGGTCCGGCTCAACTTAAGATTGCCGATCTGGTAGAGCGAGTTAAAAACGAGAACATCGAAGAGGTGCTGATCGCCACCAACCCTACTACCGAGGGCGAGGCAACCGCGCTCTATATCCGTAAACAGCTGGAGCCGCTCGAGGTGCAGGTTAGCCGACTGGCGCGCGGTCTGCCGGTAGGTGGTGACCTAGAGTACGCCGATCAGATTACCCTCGGACGCGCCCTGCAGGAAAGGCGGGCCTTTTGAGCCAGTTAGCATCCGCCATTAAGCAGCTCGGGGAGCTAATTGATGAAGCTAAAACCATCCTCGTATTGCAGCCAGAAAAGCCGGACACCGACAGCTTAACTACCAGCCTGGCGCTAGAGCAAATTTTGGGCGATAGGGGTAAGCAGGTTTTAATGTATTGCCAAGACGAGGTGCCGGCCTATATTCGTCACTTTGCCGGAGCCGACCGCGTACTAGAAGAGTTTCCGACAAAGTTTGATCTTACCATCCTAGTTGATACCGGCGGGCCAAGCATGCTTGCGCGTACGCTCGAAAAGCATCAAGCACAGTTAACCAAAAAGCCATTTGCGGTGGTCGACCATCACCCTACCCGCGAGGCAATGCCGTTTGAGGTTGTTGAGGTGATTGACGCCAAGGCCACCAGTACCTGCGAGCTGGTTTTTGAGCTGTCTAAGCAGCTGGGTTACAAGGTTAACGCCGAGGCAGCTAGCCTGATGGTGCCGGGCATTTTAGCTGATACCCGCAATCTGAGTATTCAAACCGTTGGGGCCAAGGAGTTCCGCTTGGTAGCCGAGCTGATTGACCTCGGTGCGAACGTGTTTGAAACGCACGAAGCTTACCGAAAGATTAATGCGATTAGTATGGAGTTAATGCAGCTAAAGGGTCGCTTACTCTCGCGGGTAGAAAGCTTTGCCGGCGGCAAGATAGCTTTTATTGCAATTACACCGCAAGAGCTTAAAAAGTATGCCGATATTCATGACCCGGCCGACCTAGTTATGTACGAAATGCAGCGCGCCGAGGGGGTTGAGGTAGCGGTAGCCATGCGTGAGTACCATGGCCAGGCCATCCCGGTTAAAATTAAGGTATCAACTCGCGCCAACATGCCGGTTGCGGCTAAAACCTGCCAACAGTTTGGCGGCGGTGGCCACGATCGGGCGGCCGGCTGTCAGTTTAATGATGTTAGTATAGAAGAAGCCAAAAAGCAGTTTATTGAGGCATTAACTGCCAATATTAACGAGTACAAATCAACCCATGAAGCTGTATAACACGCTAGGTCGCACAATCCAGGAGGTTAAACCGCTCAAGCGGGGCGAGATCAAGCTGTATACCTGTGGCCCGACGGTTTACCACTACTACCACATTGGCAATCTGCGCAAAAGCCTTTTTGATGACACCCTTAAGCGTACCCTCATGCTAAACAACTTTGCGGTTCAGCATGTCATGAACATTACCGACGTCGGCCACCTAACCAATGATGCCGACGAGGGCGATGATAAGCTCCAGTCTCGCGCCGACGAAGAGGGCAAAACGGTTTGGGAGGTAGCCAAGTTCTACACCAAAGCTTTTACACAAGATATGGCCGCCTTAAACGTTCTGGCTCCCAGCAAGCTGGTTCCGGCCACTCAAGCAATTAAGCAGCAGGTTGCGATGGTTCAAGCTTTGCTCGACAAAGGCTTTGCCTACCAGGTTGAGCAGGCCATTTACTTTGATGTATCTAAGCTAAAAGATTACGGCAAGTTAACCGGTCAAAAGCTTGATCAAAAGGAGGTTGCGGCCCGCCAGGATGTGGTCACCGACCCAGATAAAAAGAACCCCCAGGACTTTGCACTCTGGTTCTTTACGGTCGGCCGATTCAAGGACCACCAAATGCACTGGCCATCACCTTGGGGCGAAGGCTTCCCCGGTTGGCACCTGGAGTGCTCGGCCATAATCGAACAAGAGCTCGGCGACACCATTGATATTCATACCGGCGGCGTTGACCACATTGGCACACATCACACCAATGAGATAGCTCAAAGCGAGGCGGCACATGACGGCAAGCCGCTGGCCAACCTTTGGCTGCACAGTGAGTTTCTGCTGGTTAATGACAAGAAAATGAGCAAGTCATTAAAAAATACCTACACTCTTGAGGACGTGGTTAAAAAGGGCTTTCACCCGCTGGATTTACGGCTGTTCTACCTGCAAGCCCACTACCGCACCCAGCAAAACTTTACCTGGGAGGTGCTTGAGGCGGCTCAGAACCGCCGTCAGTCCATTAACGCCTGGGCGGACTTGCGCCATCAGGCTGAGGCCGATGAACGTGGCCAGCAGCTTTTAATTGCTGCCACCAACGAGATGCAAAAGGCCTTAGCGAATGACCTTGATACCCCACGGGTACTAGCGGTTCTTAGCGATGTGATTAACGCCGGCGTTGCCCCAACCAAAGACTTTTTAGAGTATTTAGACGCTGCCCTTGGCTTGCAGCTATTAGATAGAGCGGACATCACCAAAAGGCAGAAAGAACTCATCACTAAGCGCGAGAAGGCTCGTGCCAGCAAAGACTTTAAAGAGAGCGATAAGTTGCGTGATGAACTACTCAAAGATGGTATTGAGTTGAATGATACACCCAGAGGCACTCGCTGGAGCCGCAATGCTGGGTAAATTTCTCTTCCAGCTAAAACGCATATATTGGTTTATCTTCCGGCCGAAAACTCAGGGCGTAAAATGCATAATCGAAAATAATGGCAAGATCCTCATGATCCAGCGTACGTTTGGGAGTGTTCATTTTGTTTTCCCTGGGGGTAAGATCAATTCAAGTGAAACTCCTGAGCAAGCAGTAAGGCGAGAAGTTTTTGAAGACTTAGGTATTGAGCTAGATAAAATCCGATCGCTTGGATCATTTACTCAAGAAGTAAGACACCGGCAAGAGACTCTTTTCTGCTTTGCGGCTAAAGTGAGTAATCCAAACTTTACATTAGCCTCACATATAAAAACTTTTAAATGGTTTGATCTGGCGGACCTCCC from Patescibacteria group bacterium includes the following:
- a CDS encoding cysteine--tRNA ligase, which translates into the protein MKLYNTLGRTIQEVKPLKRGEIKLYTCGPTVYHYYHIGNLRKSLFDDTLKRTLMLNNFAVQHVMNITDVGHLTNDADEGDDKLQSRADEEGKTVWEVAKFYTKAFTQDMAALNVLAPSKLVPATQAIKQQVAMVQALLDKGFAYQVEQAIYFDVSKLKDYGKLTGQKLDQKEVAARQDVVTDPDKKNPQDFALWFFTVGRFKDHQMHWPSPWGEGFPGWHLECSAIIEQELGDTIDIHTGGVDHIGTHHTNEIAQSEAAHDGKPLANLWLHSEFLLVNDKKMSKSLKNTYTLEDVVKKGFHPLDLRLFYLQAHYRTQQNFTWEVLEAAQNRRQSINAWADLRHQAEADERGQQLLIAATNEMQKALANDLDTPRVLAVLSDVINAGVAPTKDFLEYLDAALGLQLLDRADITKRQKELITKREKARASKDFKESDKLRDELLKDGIELNDTPRGTRWSRNAG
- the recR gene encoding recombination protein RecR, giving the protein MQIIPQSVAQLIEEFGKLPGVGPRTAERLAFYLLRADSGHEQRLGEALINLRQQLTVCQRCHNFSEQELCVICAHPNRNEQLLTVVEEPLDVVAVEKTGLYQGLYHVLGGVISPIDGVGPAQLKIADLVERVKNENIEEVLIATNPTTEGEATALYIRKQLEPLEVQVSRLARGLPVGGDLEYADQITLGRALQERRAF
- a CDS encoding nucleoid-associated protein, YbaB/EbfC family codes for the protein MLNQAKTLYELKKIQSALSKEVIEVETGDGAVKVQINGEQKIKKISLDPDKIDVNDLGKVEKWLESAITQAITRSQQVAAEKMKSVAGGLGIPGL
- a CDS encoding NUDIX hydrolase, with translation MIHPEALAGAAMLGKFLFQLKRIYWFIFRPKTQGVKCIIENNGKILMIQRTFGSVHFVFPGGKINSSETPEQAVRREVFEDLGIELDKIRSLGSFTQEVRHRQETLFCFAAKVSNPNFTLASHIKTFKWFDLADLPELTPVSNSVFRLYKSSAK